Proteins co-encoded in one Malus domestica chromosome 09, GDT2T_hap1 genomic window:
- the LOC103444004 gene encoding uncharacterized protein isoform X1 translates to MASSAVALSSSTLCHLTRKPTSLTSTLSLRIRAKASTAMAAASAAKTKVVPAVIVGGGRVGRALEGMGNGCDLLVKRGEPVPLDFQGPILVCTRNDDLEAVLEATPRPRWNDLVFFQNGMLEPWFESKVLGDADQVLAYFAVSKLGEPPVDGKTDTNPEGLTASYGKWALAVADRLHAGGLTCKVLNKEAFQKQMLEKLIWISAFMLVGARHPGTTVGGVEKVYRSEVSSLIAELASAAAAEKGLVFEEAMEDRLCAYSRAVAHFPTAVKEFKWRNGWFYSLTEKAIAEGRPDPCPLHTAWLKDLKVV, encoded by the exons ATGGCCAGCAGCGCCGTCGCACTCTCTAGCTCCACTCTTTGCCACCTCACTAGAAAACCCACTTCACTGACTTCAACACTCAGCTTAAGAATCAGAGCCAAGGCCTCCACAGCCATGGCTGCGGCCTCCGCCGCCAAAACCAAGGTGGTACCTGCAGTGATAGTGGGCGGTGGAAGGGTCGGAAGGGCCTTGGAGGGGATGGGGAATGGCTGTGACTTGCTGGTGAAAAGAGGAGAGCCCGTGCCTCTTGATTTCCAAGGTCCAATTTTGGTTTGCACTAGGAATGATGATCTTGAAGCTGTTCTTGAAGCCACTCCAAGGCCTAGATGGAACG ATTTGGTTTTTTTCCAGAATGGAATGCTGGAACCATGGTTTGAAAGTAAAGTTCTTGGTGATGCTGACCAAGTCCTAGCATATTTTGCTGTCTCCAAGCTTGGAGAACCTCCTGTTGATGGAAAGACTGATACCAATCCTGAAGGACTGACTGCGTCATATGGGAAGTGGGCATTGGCAGTAGCTGATAGATTACATGCTGGAGGCCTCACTTGCAAG GTTCTCAACAAGGAAGCATTTCAGAAGCAGATGTTAGAGAAGTTGATCTGGATTTCAGCATTCATGCTTGTCGGAGCTCGTCATCCAGGAACAACTGTAGGTGGTGTAGAGAAAGTATACCGCTCTGAG GTGTCTAGTCTCATTGCAGAGCTTGCCTCTGCAGCTGCTGCAGAGAAGGGGTTGGTATTTGAAGAAGCCATGGAGGACAGATTATGTGCATACTCACGCGCGGTTGCACACTTTCCTACTGCAGTTAAAGAG TTCAAATGGAGAAATGGTTGGTTTTATTCTCTAACCGAAAAGGCAATTGCCGAAGGAAGGCCGGATCCCTGTCCGCTCCATACGGCATGGCTCAAAGATTTGAAAGTTGTCTAG
- the LOC103444004 gene encoding uncharacterized protein isoform X2, with product MMILKLFLKPLQGLDGTNGMLEPWFESKVLGDADQVLAYFAVSKLGEPPVDGKTDTNPEGLTASYGKWALAVADRLHAGGLTCKVLNKEAFQKQMLEKLIWISAFMLVGARHPGTTVGGVEKVYRSEVSSLIAELASAAAAEKGLVFEEAMEDRLCAYSRAVAHFPTAVKEFKWRNGWFYSLTEKAIAEGRPDPCPLHTAWLKDLKVV from the exons ATGATGATCTTGAAGCTGTTCTTGAAGCCACTCCAAGGCCTAGATGGAACG AATGGAATGCTGGAACCATGGTTTGAAAGTAAAGTTCTTGGTGATGCTGACCAAGTCCTAGCATATTTTGCTGTCTCCAAGCTTGGAGAACCTCCTGTTGATGGAAAGACTGATACCAATCCTGAAGGACTGACTGCGTCATATGGGAAGTGGGCATTGGCAGTAGCTGATAGATTACATGCTGGAGGCCTCACTTGCAAG GTTCTCAACAAGGAAGCATTTCAGAAGCAGATGTTAGAGAAGTTGATCTGGATTTCAGCATTCATGCTTGTCGGAGCTCGTCATCCAGGAACAACTGTAGGTGGTGTAGAGAAAGTATACCGCTCTGAG GTGTCTAGTCTCATTGCAGAGCTTGCCTCTGCAGCTGCTGCAGAGAAGGGGTTGGTATTTGAAGAAGCCATGGAGGACAGATTATGTGCATACTCACGCGCGGTTGCACACTTTCCTACTGCAGTTAAAGAG TTCAAATGGAGAAATGGTTGGTTTTATTCTCTAACCGAAAAGGCAATTGCCGAAGGAAGGCCGGATCCCTGTCCGCTCCATACGGCATGGCTCAAAGATTTGAAAGTTGTCTAG